The nucleotide sequence CGGAATCAAAAAGAAGCCCAGAAGTTTATAGGACTATTTGGATTCTGGCGACAGCATATTCCATATTTGGGGCAAATATTGTCCCCATTGTATAAAGTCacttgaaaaaaggaaaaattcgaATGGGGACAATTACAACAAGATGCTTTTGATCAGGCTAAGGTCGCTATCCAAACAGCATTAGACTTATGGCCTATCAGGGAGGGGCCAGTAGAATTACAAGTTTCATTTTCATCTTGCCATGCGGACTGGAGTCTGTGGCAGAAACAAGATGGTAAATGAGTACCGTTAGGGTTTTGGAGCAGGAAATTACCTGATGCTGCATGGCAGTATTCAGCCTTTGAGAAGCAGTTACTAGCATGTTACTGGGCTTTGTTAGACACGGACCAATTAACTCAGAACCATGAAATCCTCATGCACCCTTTAATCCCAATTATGCAGTGGGTACACAGCACCCCACATACCCATCGGATAGGGTGTGCGCAAGAAGCTTCCATTGTAAAATGGAAATGGTATATCCAGGACAGGGCGAAATCAGGCTTGGCTGGGCACTCCATGCTCCATGAACAGGTAGTGGAAATTCCTATTAATCAAGAAAAAGAACAGATAGAAACATTGGATATTCCTCTTTCTCCGGTTACTACCGGGGTACCATTCGACCAATTACCCAAAGAACAGCAGTTACATGCTTGGTTTACAGACGGTTCAGCTAGAATGAAGGGAACTGAGCGATTATGGAAGGCTGTAGTGTATAATCCCCATACAAACGAAGTAAGTCAGGACGAAGGGAAAGGCAAATCTAGCCAGTTTGCGGAACTTTATGCCATATGGATggctttacaaaaaggggaaacgGATTGCCACATTTATACTGACAGTTGGGCAGTCATGAAAGGAATGACTCAGTGGATGCCAAAATGGCATAAGATCAATGGAAGATATATCACCGCCCGGTATGGGGCGCTGACATTTGGCAAAAAATCTGGGCTGAGTGTCACAAAAAGCATGTTACAGTGTTCCATGTAGACGCACATGTGAAAGATGTTTCTTTATCTAATCTGTACAAGTCCATTTCAGATAAACACGCAAAATTCCGAGCCAGTGTCACGACCACAAACGAGCAGGGGCTATGGAAATGGGCACACGAAAAAAGTGGCCACTTGGGGGGCGGAAGCTACTCACAGGTGGGCCCAAGCCAGAGGGATACCAGGATCCctccctgattttcaaaacatactGACACAATGTGAATATTGTCAGTTGACACATCCAAGGTCACCACAAGCTATTGAGCAGGGGCATATCCATCGTGGTTAAGTCCTGCCACTATTTGGCAAATAGATTTTATAGGCCCTTTACGAAAATGTGGAGGAGATGTATATTTATGTACGGCAGTAGATACATTTAGTGGAATCATGATGGCTGTGCCTGCACCAGAGGCTAATCAGAAAGCTACGTTAaaacttttaaatgaaatgagtCGGTATTATGGAATACCAAAACAAGTTCAGAGCGATAGAGGGACTCACTTTATGGTAACTTAGTGCAGCAATATGGCTAGAGACAACTACATTGAATGGATCTTTCACATTCCATATTATCCAAAAGCTGTCGGCCTTATTGAGCGTATGAATGggttattaaaaaatatgttacgCTCTCTTACAAAATCTGCCACCATGAAGGGGTGGAAATTTGTATTGTCCACAGCTCTACAGCTGCTAAATAGTAGACCTTTAAAAAAGGATGGAAAGACTCATTTCCAGAAGTTATATAATCAGGAACCCGCTTCTACTCAGATCCGAATATCATTTGCTGGGCTATGGCTTCGGGAAAACGTTGAATTGCCCCGCCAAAATAGTTATGAAACTGCGGGGATATGATGTAACCAATCCCACCCGCTATAGTGATACCTCCCCATGAATCTTTATTGTATGATTTACAGATAGGGTGCAGCATCCCTAAGCAACATTTCGGATTGCTATGTATTCGATCTAGTTGGGCAAAACAAGGCATAACTGTATTGGGGGGAATCATTGATTCTGACTACCGTGGTCCCATATATGTACTGTATCACAACTTAACGAATAAAGAAATTTACGTTCCTGCCCAAACCAAAATGGTACAATTGATTATTATTCCCTATGTAACAGACCAAATGGTATGGGGAATTCCCAATTCCACTCCCCGAGGACAAGGTGCCTTTGGAAGCACCtccaatccaagtaaactacattCAGGAGCTAAAATATGGATCTTCACACCTCATAGAGAACCTAGGAAAGGTGAAATTTTAGCTGTTGGCAAAGATGCAGTACTGACTGTACTACCAGAAGGAGATGAACATTGGATACAGGTACCCAGTATCCGATGTAATCTAAGGGAATAACTAATGATGTGTTCTCTCGCTACAGGTTGGCTTGCACCTCCCGTTTATGGTGATCAACCTCTTTGCCATCATTGGTATGGTGCACACCCTATATCAGCCTATAGAAGTAACCTCCGGATGGGGGACTATCAAGTGGAAGAACAGCACCTCCTCTCGGACGCAGGATAATTTCACATGTAAAGCATACGATGCTTGTGTGGTTTGGAACATCACCACAACTGCAAAAGTAGTGAAAGCAAAGACAACACAGGACAAAATCACTAGATTACTCGTCCAGTATCACATCGGGGATCAGTTTTCTATAGCCAGTTACACCGCCATAAGTGTCGTAACTATTTGGCTCCTTGTCTACAATATACCCGAGCTATGTGGAAGGAGAAGATATGCAATTCCACCCCAATCCAATCACTCAATATGACACTTACTAGTATTAATGACTGGGTGCTAGTATGTGAAAATGCTACTGTAATTACAAATCGGGTCCGCTTTGGGTACTTTTGGATGATGCTACCTATAAAAGAAGTTACTAGTCATTTCCAGCTGGTGGTCCGATTCCCTGAGACATGCACTCCTTTTATACCATATGTTACAAAACATGTGTTGAAATTTAATATAACATTTCCCCACCGACCCAAACTTACACAATATAAACGAGCATGGTATGATACACGATTGGGAGGATTGGGTACAAGAATGGGAGCATTAAATACTATGGACAAGGAGGTATTAGCGAACAGAATTGCCACGACTGGAGGGGATACCGGCCTCATCACTAATATTATTGCAAATTGGATTCCCGACTCCGCACACATGCAACAGTATGTGCAGAagtatttgcatttaaataatgATTTGGTTATAGAAGGGTGGAATGCCACTTGGGAAATGGGACATAATCTGACTGCATTTGTTAATTGGACACAATCCCATATGCAAGCTTTGTATCTACAACAACAGATAGAGATGATACAAACCAAACTATACATGAGTATTTCTCCTATTGGGAAGGAATTGTTCCAATCATATGTACCATACCCATATCCTGTAGGCTGGCTGCCACAGTATACGATATGCGACACAAATTGGTGTACAGGCCGAATCACATTTTATAACGCCTCCAATACATTAacagatactgtatgtaaatttaCATCACTTCCTTTCCCAGTCTATCTTCCTGAAAGAGGAAGTGTGCTAATACAAGTTTTGCATACTAACAATTGGATACGGACCACCAATAATCACACTATTGACAATACAATATGTACCCCTAGACTaatgggataagaacataagaacataagaacatgccatactgggtcagaccaagggtccatcaagcccagcatcctgtttccaacagtggccaatccaggccataagaacctggcaagtacccaaaaactaagtctattccatgttaccattgctaatggcagtggctattctctaagtgaacttaatagcaggtaatggacttctcctccaagaacttatccaatccttttttaaacacagctatactaactgcactaaccacatcctctggcaacaaattccagagtttaattgtgcgttgagtaaaaaagaactttctccgattagttttaaatgtgccccatgctaacttcatggagtgccctctagtctttctactatccgaaagagtaaataaccgattcacatcaacccgttctagacctctcatgattttaaacacctctatcatatcccccctcagtcgtctcttctccaagctgaaaagtcctaacctctttagtctttcctcataggggagttgttccattccccttatcattttggtagcccttctctgtaccttctccatcgcaattatatcttttttgagatgcgtcgaccagaattgtacacagtattcaaggtgcggtctcaccatggagcgatacagaggcattatgacattttccgttttattcaccacaTTAATGTATTCCACATTACCCGATGATTGCTCGTTGCAGCAACCTTTGGCACACTGTAGTCTTCTAATATTACCTGATAATGTAACTGGTTTCATAATTCCATTCCCTGaaactgtatgtgtatataatttgACTTTACAGGAtgcctgtataatgttacttGGTTTACTTTTGGTTCTCGACAATATTATTTACCACCAATGGACATCGCTGACGCGCAATTGGTCATTAtcatcattatgttaaattgtcatccagttataatgttccatatgtaccactgttctatgtaaagcccccttatctctgttgggcagtttatcgttatatgtaaaccggagtgatttatagtctctataagaacctcggtatataaaaattaaaaataaaaataaataaataaattgggggtAAAGTTGAACTTATCATTCTTTAAGACACCATTGTTGGATTTGACTAAACTGCAAAAGGTTTGAATACCTCAGATTCATTGAAACAGACCCTGAGACATGTGGACATTGCCGTAACTGGTGCCCTGCTTCGAGGGACTTTGCCAAGGAACTCCTACTACATTTACACAATTGATAAAAGACACCTCTCATTCTTGGTGGGATTTGTTTTTCGGACGTTCCTCTACTGCCACAGTGACTCTGAATTGGATTTTTCATCCTAtccttattgtaatgtgtgtatgCCTCCTGTGCCTAATGTGTACATATTATCTTACTTATCGAGTGCATAAAATAGCACGTCAAAGTAAATATACCACTACAGTGGCTTCGCATGCAGTGGtgcctgcattggagaatgattgatcaagggtggagtgtaggataaacatgttcttgttaaacaggttgtgcagctcagctttctggctccctgtcaggaataaggCA is from Rhinatrema bivittatum chromosome 2, aRhiBiv1.1, whole genome shotgun sequence and encodes:
- the LOC115084693 gene encoding uncharacterized protein LOC115084693 isoform X1 — protein: MWKEKICNSTPIQSLNMTLTSINDWVLVCENATVITNRVRFGYFWMMLPIKEVTSHFQLVVRFPETCTPFIPYVTKHVLKFNITFPHRPKLTQYKRAWYDTRLGGLGTRMGALNTMDKEVLANRIATTGGDTGLITNIIANWIPDSAHMQQYVQKYLHLNNDLVIEGWNATWEMGHNLTAFVNWTQSHMQALYLQQQIEMIQTKLYMSISPIGKELFQSYVPYPYPVGWLPQYTICDTNWCTGRITFYNASNTLTDTVCKFTSLPFPVYLPERGSVLIQVLHTNNWIRTTNNHTIDNTICTPRLMG